The following proteins are encoded in a genomic region of Pagrus major chromosome 16, Pma_NU_1.0:
- the rdh12 gene encoding retinol dehydrogenase 12 produces MLLLLIVAGLGVVSLLVILFAPHIRKYAAGGVCLSSTDLHGKTVLITGANTGIGKETALDLAIRGARVIMACRDTGKGEEAADSIRAAYPKAQVEVRELDLADTCSIRAFAQQFLREVNHLHILINNAGVMMCPYTKTIDGFEMHIGVNHLGHFLLTSLLIGQLKRSAPARIVVVSSLAHNFGWIRFHDLHSQGSYNSGLAYCQSKLANVLFARELARRLKGTNVTVNSVHPGTVNSDLTRHSTLMTIFFTVFSMFLKTPREGAQTSIYCAVADELHSISGKHFSDCAPAFVAPQGRSEETARRLWDVSCELLGIEWD; encoded by the exons ATGTTGCTTTTATTAATAGTCGCGGGCCTCGGAGTGGTGTCGTTACTCGTGATTTTATTTGCACCACATATAAG aaaaTACGCAGCAGGAGGAGTGTGTCTGTCCTCGACTGATCTGCATGGGAAGACGGTCCTCATCACCGGAGCCAACACAGGGATTGGGAAGGAGACTGCCTTGGACCTGGCGATACGAG GGGCTCGGGTGATCATGGCGTGCCGAGACACTGGCAAAGGAGAGGAGGCAGCGGACAGTATACGAGCTGCGTATCCTAAAGCACAAGTGGAGGTTCGAGAGCTCGACCTTGCAGACACCTGCTCGATACGAGCCTTCGCACAGCAATTCCTCAGAG AGGTCAACCATCTTCATATCCTCATCAACAACGCTGGCGTGATGATGTGCCCCTACACAAAAACAATCGATGGCTTTGAGATGCATATCGGAGTCAATCACTTGG GGCACTTCCTGTTGACGTCCCTTCTGATCGGGCAGCTGAAGCGCAGTGCGCCGGCCCGGATCGTGGTCGTCTCATCTCTGGCACACAACTTCGGCTGGATCCGTTTCCATGACCTTCACAGCCAGGGGAGCTACAACAGTGGATTAGCATACTGCCAGAGCAAACTGGCAAATGTGCTGTTTGCCAGAGAGCTGGCACGTAGACTCAAAG GTACCAATGTGACAGTGAACTCAGTCCACCCGGGGACGGTGAACTCTGACCTGACCAGACACTCGACTCTCATGACGATATTCTTCACCGTCTTCTCCATGTTCCTAAAAACGCCACGGGAAGGAGCACAGACCAGCATCTACTGCGCTGTGGCAGACGAGCTGCACTCAATCTCTGGGAAACACTTTAG TGACTGTGCCCCTGCCTTTGTAGCCCCTCAGGGAAGAAGTGAGGAGACAGCGAGGAGACTGTGGGACGTCAGCTGCGAGCTTCTTGGTATCGAGTGGGACTGA